The Lytechinus pictus isolate F3 Inbred chromosome 10, Lp3.0, whole genome shotgun sequence genome includes a window with the following:
- the LOC129269755 gene encoding cytochrome P450 3A6-like, producing MVTLANESSGPCLTWWLVLAVVTLLILYLTWTYTYFLRRGIRGPLPLPVFGNVLGWREGIQYAMDDYIKKYGNCCGFYQFLSPAILVSDPDMIKQIMVKHFDRFHNRMFIPIDSPLLSKALFISRDEQWKKLRHTLTPAFSGKKMKLMSEMVKEPASRLVKNLMEVCGEEKQGTIDLKESFGAYIMDTIALCAFGLNVDSQKTKDDPFVRNAKRVFSSLDFTSPALIIYMLVGRIPGVSGLLRLLGLNVFPVDTLEFFKSVIDRAIEHRRTDKSTKNIDFLQLVLDSTKDNEGENDDDDDSPPANHTNGMSSSSSGKTDTRRNRQPLTRLELTSQALAFFVAGYDTTTTALTLTAYLLATNPDQQDRLIDEIDRLAPTAEDINYESLKKLVSLENFISESLRLYPPGAVIDRVCNQTTTINGHEFRAGDSVSIPIWSVQRDPNHWPNPEKFDPDRFNKENAAGRAPLAWLPFGGGPRFCIGLRFAMMEIRTALVMLLQQFRLEVAPETEIPPVLGKAGFINPPNGVTLRVVERSK from the exons ATGGTTACCTTAGCCAATGAATCATCTGGACCATGCCTGACATGGTGGTTGGTTTTAGCTGTAGTGACGTTGCTGATATT ATATCTGACATGGACTTACACGTACTTTCTCCGCAGAGGTATAAGGGGCCCTCTGCCCCTCCCAGTCTTCGGCAATGTCCTTGGATGGAGAGAG GGCATACAGTACGCGATGGACGACTATATCAAGAAATATGGAAACTGCTGTGG ATTTTACCAGTTCTTATCACCGGCTATTCTTGTGTCTGATCCCGATATGATCAAACAAATAATGGTGAAGCACTTTGATCGGTTTCACAACAGAATG TTTATTCCTATTGATAGTCCATTATTGAGTAAGGCCTTGTTCATCAGCCGTGATGAGCAGTGGAAGAAGCTACGGCATACCCTCACTCCGGCATTCAGCGGTAAAAAGATGAAACTG ATGTCAGAGATGGTCAAAGAACCGGCAAGCAGACTCGTTAAAAATTTGATGGAAGTGTGCGGTGAAGAAAAGCAAGGCACGATCGATTTGAAGGA ATCGTTCGGCGCATATATCATGGATACGATAGCATTGTGTGCGTTTGGATTGAACGTGGATTCACAGAAAACCAAAGACGACCCCTTTGTCCGCAATGCCAAAAGGGTTTTCTCTAGTCTTGACTTTACATCACCGGCTCTGATTATATACATGCTTGTAG GTAGGATCCCAGGAGTATCGGGACTGCTAAGGCTTTTGGGACTGAATGTGTTCCCTGTTGACACCTTAGAATTCTTCAAATCGGTAATAGATAGAGCCATTGAACACAGGAGGACAGACAAATCTACAaag AACATTGACTTTCTCCAGCTCGTGCTAGATTCTACCAAAGACAACGAAGGCGAGAACGACGATGACGACGACAGCCCTCCTGCCAACCACACCAACGGaatgtcatcgtcatcatccgGTAAGACGGACACAAGGAGAAACAGACAACCGTTAACACGCTTAGAACTTACAAGCCAG GCTCTCGCCTTCTTCGTAGCTGGGTATGATACGACTACAACTGCATTGACCCTCACAGCCTACCTCCTCGCCACCAATCCAGATCAGCAAGATCGGCTCATTGACGAGATCGACAGACTGGCGCCCACGGCAGAGGACATCAACTACGAAAGCCTCAAGAAATTAGTCTCTCTCGAGAATTTCATCAGCGAGTCACTTCGGTTATACCCACCCGGTGCCGT AATTGATAGAGTCTGTAACCAAACAACTACGATAAACGGTCACGAGTTTCGAGCAGGGGACTCCGTCAGCATCCCGATATGGAGTGTGCAGAGGGACCCAAATCACTGGCCTAACCCAGAAAAGTTTGATCCAGACAG ATTCAATAAGGAGAACGCAGCCGGTCGAGCTCCCTTGGCCTGGCTTCCATTCGGTGGTGGCCCTCGCTTCTGTATCGGGCTCAGGTTTGCTATGATGGAAATCAGAACGGCACTGGTGATGTTACTGCAGCAGTTCAGACTGGAAGTAGCCCCAGAAACCGAG